In the genome of Microcoleus vaginatus PCC 9802, the window AGCGCCTTCAGCGGCGGCTGGCAAATGCGGATGAGTTTAGGCAAAATTCTCCTCCAAAAACCCGACATCCTGCTGCTAGACGAACCTACCAACCACCTCGACTTAGAAACGATCGAATGGCTGGAAGTATACCTCAAAGGGCTGATAACCCCGATGGTAATCGTATCCCATGACCGGGAATTTCTCGATCGGCTCTGCACCCAAATCGTCGAAACAGAACGCGGCGTTTCCAGCACCTACCTCGGCAACTACTCCTCCTACCTGCTGCAAAAAGCAGAAGCCAGAGAAGCCCAACTCAGCGCTTACGAAAGCCAGCAAAAAGAACTCGAAAAACAGCAAGCATTCGTAGAAAAATTCCGCGCCAGCGCCACTCGCAGCACCCAAGCCAAAAGCCGCGAGAAACAGTTAGACAAAATCGAACGCATCGAAGCGCCCACCGGCGGATTAAAAACTTTGCATTTCCGCTTTCCCCCCGCACCCCGCAGCGGTCGCGAAGTAGCAATAATTGAAGATTTGGTGCACACCTACGGCGAAAAAATCCTATTTTTGGGAGCAGACTTATTAATTGAAAGGGGCGATCGTATTGCCTTTCTCGGCCCCAACGGCGCGGGCAAATCCACCCTACTGCGACTGATTATGGGTTTAGAAAAGCCTTCTGAAGGTATAGTCAAATTGGGAGGCCACAACGTCATCCCCGGTTACTTTGAACAGAATCAGGCAGAAGCCTTAGATTTGAATAAAAGCGTGATCGAAACTATTCACGACGAAGTACCAGACTGGAAAAATGAAGAAGTTCGGACTTTGTTGGGGCGGTTCTTGTTTACCGGCGAAACAGTATTCAAACAAGTCGGCGCTTTGAGTGGCGGAGAAAAAGCCCGTCTGGCTTTAGCAAAGATGCTGTTGACTCCCGTGAATTTGCTAATTTTGGACGAGCCGACAAATCACCTCGACATTCCGGCGAAAGAGATGATGGAAGAAGCGATTCAGAATTATGACGGTACGGTAATTATCGTTTCACACGATCGCTATTTCATCTCCCAAGTAGCTAACAAAATTGTCGAGATTCGGGATGGAGAATTTCGCCCTTATTTGGGAGATTACCACTACTATCTCGATAAAATAGCTGAAGAAAAAGAGCTAGCCAAGTTAGCCAAACTTGAAGCTGAAAAAGCAGCTAAAAAAGCTGAAAAAGAGACCAAGAAAAAAGCTGCGGCTAAGCAAAAATAAACTTGCAACCCTCGCAGATAAACCTTAAATCCGCGTTTATCTGCGTGCAGCAGCGGTTAAAAAAGAATCTGAGTTCAGGGGGCGACAACCGCCCCCGAACTATTACAGGCAAAGCTTTTCGCCCGATCGACCCGTCACAAAAATTTCTGCTTATTGACAAAATAATCTATCGAGGGAAAAGAATACCCAGTTGTGATAAAAAAGAAGGGTACTGCTAATACAACAAGACCCAAACAATAATATGTTGCCCTTATTCTATCATGAGATTCTCGAAAAATATCTGACTCCTGCACAATTACTTACCCTTCAAATGCTAGTGTGGTTGTTAGAGTCTCAAAAACAAGTTAGAATAGAACGATTAGCTGCCACCCTCCAATTACCCATATTACAAAGTAGTCGCCGGCGTCACATACAACGATTTTTACAGATTAAAGCACTCAGCATACTGGCGCTGTGGTTCCCGATAGTGAAACAGGTGATATCCTGTCAGCTCAAAGCTGGGAGTCATACCAAATCCGGGTTAGCTACCCCCGTTATGATGGCGAAAAAAAACTGCACTCACTCATAATTTGTTTAAAACCACCAACTAAGAGAGAAATTTGACAAGAAAGCTGTCACCATTCTCGCAGAATTTAGCGACTCGATAGATTAGTAAACAACTGAATATACTCGCCCTCACAAGGCGAGCGGTCGTTGATAATTCTCGTTGATAATTATTGAGATAAATTCCTCGCCCAACGAGAGGTTATCCCTCAGAGGGCAAGCTGTTTTGTGGCCACCAATAATAATTAGTAAGATTTTTGATGGGTTCTGTCATAGTTGTCGATAAAATTTGACAACGTTCTTCGAGAACTGTTTCCAAGTCCTGTATCTTGTCAAAACTTTTATTAAGTAACGGCTCATCAGTCACAGACCACAGCCTTTCTGCTGGTTGAAGTTCGGGAGAGTAAGCTGGCAAGTATTCTACACAAATTCCTGATGGAATCACCAGTCGCTCGCTCATATGCCAACCCGCTCTGTCCATGACTAATAGGATAATTTTGGATTGTCCGGCTCCAGTTTGTAAGGCAAATTTTTCTAATACTAGATTCAGCCATTCACAGTTGACTCTGGGAATGATAAACCATTCGGTTTTTCCAGTAGGAGGATTGACAAATCCGTAAAGATATACCCATTCGTAGCGATGACAAACAACTGCGGATGGTCTTTCTCCAATGGGGGCCCATACTTTACGGAGAATTGGTTTGAGTCCTACTCTATGTTCGTCGAATGACCAGACCTCTATTGGATGTGAAGGAAACTCCTTTTGTAGCTGCCTCACTCGATGTGACAGTTTTTTTTTAAGTTTTCTTGCTCAATTTTATCCCCGTTCTTATGTCGAGGTCGAGGTCTTTGAGGTGAGTAGCCAGACTTTTTTAAGTATTCCCAGCCCCTTTGTTTTCCGACTCGTTCTCTCCCGATTTTTTGGGCAATCCATAATGCGACCTTGGGTCCGGTCCACAGACCTCGATCGGGAGATTCCCCCGCTAAACTTAAACGCAGTTCTTCTAATTGCAGACTATTGAGTAAGGCATGGCTAGGACGTTTTTTTGGTGGCTGTTTTTTGAGACGAATCGCTGTCTCTCCTTGCTGATTATAGCTTTTAACTATTGCTCGGGCGTAATCATAATTAATCCCAAGGACTGCTGCTGCTTCTTTAATTGTTTTTGAGAGCGCGATTAACCAGAGTAATTGCCAGCGACGCGCTTCGCTCGGGTTGCTTGCCTCTCGGTAACGATACTTGAGTTCTGTTGCACTCAAGTAAGGTTCCAAATGTGCTTTTCTGGTCATCTTTTTGTTTGAACTATTAACTCATGAAAACTATTTTAGTTATTTTTGCTACCAGTTTTCATGAGTCGAGCGTCGGCACAGCATTTGAGCGCCCGCACAGCATTCGAGCGCCCGCACAGCATTCGAGCGCTTGCCATAAACACATAGATGGCGATTGAGCGCCCCTGGCGCTCAACCGCCATCATAACGGGGGTAACTAACGCGGATTTGGTATCAATTAATCATTGCATTGGATAGAACCCAATGGAAAGAGTATAATGTTTTAATGGTAAGTGCGATTTATCAAAAAAGAGCTTTCCCGATATTCTGGACACTGTTAGATAAACAAGGGGCTTCTAATTTAGCTGAACAGCAGCAAGTATTACGTCCGGTAATTCGGCTGTTAAAAAAATATAAATTAGTGATTATTGGCGGCCGTGAGTTTCATAGTATAGAGTTAGCACTTCGGGTTACACAGTCAGCATCTTAGCTTTGTGCTTCGCCAAAAAGGTAATACGAGTTTTCGAGAAAAAAGACAGCCATTTCAAGCA includes:
- a CDS encoding ABC transporter ATP-binding protein, which gives rise to MLRLEHISKIYPTGVVLKDVTWEVKPGDRIGLVGVNGAGKSTQLKIIAGEIEPTAGEVIRPASLHIAYLSQEFEVDPTRTVREEFWRAFSEANEVHESLMQVHRDLEASTPENLDELIHKMDRLQRQFEGLNGYGLEAQIEKILPEIGFEPEDGDRLVSAFSGGWQMRMSLGKILLQKPDILLLDEPTNHLDLETIEWLEVYLKGLITPMVIVSHDREFLDRLCTQIVETERGVSSTYLGNYSSYLLQKAEAREAQLSAYESQQKELEKQQAFVEKFRASATRSTQAKSREKQLDKIERIEAPTGGLKTLHFRFPPAPRSGREVAIIEDLVHTYGEKILFLGADLLIERGDRIAFLGPNGAGKSTLLRLIMGLEKPSEGIVKLGGHNVIPGYFEQNQAEALDLNKSVIETIHDEVPDWKNEEVRTLLGRFLFTGETVFKQVGALSGGEKARLALAKMLLTPVNLLILDEPTNHLDIPAKEMMEEAIQNYDGTVIIVSHDRYFISQVANKIVEIRDGEFRPYLGDYHYYLDKIAEEKELAKLAKLEAEKAAKKAEKETKKKAAAKQK
- a CDS encoding IS630 family transposase; protein product: MSHRVRQLQKEFPSHPIEVWSFDEHRVGLKPILRKVWAPIGERPSAVVCHRYEWVYLYGFVNPPTGKTEWFIIPRVNCEWLNLVLEKFALQTGAGQSKIILLVMDRAGWHMSERLVIPSGICVEYLPAYSPELQPAERLWSVTDEPLLNKSFDKIQDLETVLEERCQILSTTMTEPIKNLTNYYWWPQNSLPSEG
- a CDS encoding helix-turn-helix domain-containing protein, which gives rise to MTRKAHLEPYLSATELKYRYREASNPSEARRWQLLWLIALSKTIKEAAAVLGINYDYARAIVKSYNQQGETAIRLKKQPPKKRPSHALLNSLQLEELRLSLAGESPDRGLWTGPKVALWIAQKIGRERVGKQRGWEYLKKSGYSPQRPRPRHKNGDKIEQENLKKNCHIE